The following proteins are co-located in the Vidua macroura isolate BioBank_ID:100142 chromosome 1, ASM2450914v1, whole genome shotgun sequence genome:
- the RIDA gene encoding 2-iminobutanoate/2-iminopropanoate deaminase yields the protein MASLVKKIISTTKAPALGPYSQAVLVDRTMYIAGQIGLEPSTGQLVSGGAKEEAKQALKNMGEILKAAGCDYGNVVKTTVLMADMKDYNDINDVYKQFFKANFPARAAYQVAALPRGARVEIEAIAIQGPLQDASA from the exons ATGGCCTCGCTCGTGAAGAAAATAATCAGCACTACCAAGGCCCCTGCACTGGGTCCCTACAG CCAAGCCGTGCTGGTGGACCGGACAATGTACATTGCAGGGCAGATAGGGCTGGAACCTTCCACTGGGCAGCTTGTCTCTGGAGGGGCAAAAGAGGAAGCCAAGCAG gcTCTAAAAAACATGGGAGAAATCCTGAAAGCTGCAGGCTGTGACTATGGCAATG TTGTGAAGACTACAGTTTTGATGGCAGACATGAAGGACTACAATGATATTAACGATGTTTACAAACAAT TTTTCAAGGCAAActtcccagccagagcagcctaTCAAGTTGCTGCTTTACCCAGA GGGGCCAGAGTTGAAATTGAAGCTATTGCCATTCAGGGACCTCTCCAAGATGCTTCAGCATGA
- the POP1 gene encoding ribonucleases P/MRP protein subunit POP1, with translation MSGAREKKRAKKMRNQPASVTLPAEPGPFAGGGSRACPTPGDVRSEQQQQKFSNQSSGPSYRKDQYFSKGQNRGERGRGRGGWQGGHQSVSEEMPKYITVSTFAQARAAEISAMLKAVSQKSSNSLVFQTLPRHMRRRAMSHNVRRLPRRLQEMARKEAEKAVHQKKEQSKTKCRKARRRHINLVAEFNHRQRKNIWLETHIWHAKRFHMVKKWGYCLGNSPTEKSYRACYRAMTKQCLLQDLSYYCCLELKGKENELLKQLARICSIDTGLTFQEASCLSGRFEGSLNLYRADRYPEDMLGPVTFIWKPRDGSENRQLWIWVHPALKQDILRELKAIFQCSEPEEICISEPVTTSFQEEKQVEVVMSLGNKRKKEDKEGEKAVPVKKIIGDGTRDPFQSYSWISRTTGIAISDRSMEILRYRLIGPLSHSVLTETLKAASVQTEMADSETELNNWWVENCKDSEKVSLHQCQSAIFELLEGMSSPSDMPPGTILGLTVGDPRVNLPKKKTKAMPDFEKYQDNDKVRQLYLKGVPADCAHSFIWDHDICKNVTENKISEQDLNHMRAQLLVPGSHLDLGPCESKIPILLVQQPGKMAGEDRPGWGSGWDICLPKGWGMAFWIPFIYRGVRVGGLQEALKHSEYQRTPHTPNDFPDCRAGMQFAKELETSLLEKFKRRPPAKRANYVKLGTLSPFICPWGQLTKNWEERVKASGGFLCPSSPHPDYCTTEGPTLCDPKAQVVREASPESGEAEETMEITSSEDALKTEDVTSTQDFGERDETKTSDFIVLRSEKLLMQLSAWCYPTAGKDRRIRLISRLGQKEMTEDVFLPILMSYPRALVWVNLSLLRKGNPELHAMICIPTEDDLLHLSKDKLFCGPQEPKHRDIFKDKVQKQKEEKKKKKDNMKSLESDPAGIPDEKATEDHEDLILGLWSDALPDVTSHCSRTILGYVTRGDFSLAVGCGEALGFVSLTGLIYMLHNQPADKKGLVLLRTPASLQYRFARLNIEV, from the exons ATGTCTGGGGCGCGGGAGAAGAAGCGAGCCAAGAAGATGAGGAACCAGCCGGCCAGCGTCACGCTGCCCGCAGAGCCGGGGCCCTTCGCCGGCGGCGGGAGCAGAGCCTGCCCGACCCCAG GAGATGTTCgttctgagcagcagcagcagaaattttCAAATCAGTCATCTGGGCCTTCTTACAGGAAAGACCAATATTTTTCAAAGGGGCAAAATagaggagagagaggcagaggaagaggaggatggcAAGGAGGACACCAAAGTGTATCTGAGGAAATGCCAAAATACATAACAG TGTCTACCTTTGCTCAAGCTCGTGCTGCCGAGATCAGTGCCATGCTGAAAGCAGTTTCGCAGAAGTCTTCCAACTCTCTGGTTTTCCAGACGCTCCCTAGGCACATGCGAAGGCGAGCAATGAGTCACAACGTGAGACGCCTACCCAGGCGGCTCCAAGAGATGGCCAGGAAAGAG GCAGAGAAAGCTGTACATCAGAAAAAAGAACAGTCAAAGACTAAATGCCGCAAAGCTAGAAGACGCCACATAAATTTGGTAGCAGAGTTTAATCACAGGCAACGGAAGAATATTTGGCTGGAAACCCATATTTGGCATGCAAAGAGATTTCATATGGTAAAGAAATGGGGATACTGTTTAGGAAACAGCCCTACAGAGAAGAGCTACAGGGCTTGTTACCGAGCCATGACAAAGCAATGCCTTCTTCAG GACTTATCATATTATTGTTGCCTGGAGTTGAAGGGTAAAGAGAATGAGCTTCTGAAGCAACTTGCTCGAATATGTAGCATTGACACAG GTTTGACATTTCAAGAGGCTTCTTGCCTGTCTGGAAGATTTGAGGGTTCCCTGAATCTTTACCGAGCAGATCGCTATCCTGAAGATATGCTTGGTCCTGTTACATTTATTTGGAAACCCAGGGATGGGTCTGAAAACAGACAGTTGTGGATCTGGGTGCATCCAGCTCTCAAGCAG GACATACTGAGGGagttaaaagcaatttttcagtGTTCAGAACCTGaagaaatctgtatttctgaGCCTGTTACAACATCatttcaagaggaaaaacaagtgGAAGTTGTTATGAGCCTTGGcaataaaagaaagaaggaagataaagaaggagaaaaggctgtgccagtgaaaaaaataattggtgACGGCACTAGAGATCCATTCCAGTCCTACTCTTGGATCTCACGGACTACTGGCATTGCAATCAG TGACAGAAGCATGGAGATTCTCAGATACCGGCTGATCGGCCCATTATCACACTCTGTCCTTACAGAGACCCTGAAGGCAGCTTCTGTCCAAACA GAGATGGCAGATTCAGAAACTGAACTGAATAACTGGTGGGTAGAAAACTGCAAGGACTCTGAAAAAGTATCTCTTCATCAATGTCAAAGTGCAATCTTTGAACTATTGGAAG GGATGAGCTCACCATCAGATATGCCACCAGGTACAATACTTGGCCTCACTGTTGGAGATCCTCGAGTCAATTTGccaaaaaagaagacaaaagccATGCCAGACTTTGAAAAATACCAAG ATAATGATAAAGTTAGGCAGCTGTACCTGAAGGGTGTACCTGCAGACTGTGCTCACAGCTTTATCTGGGACCACGACATCTGTAAGAAcgtcactgaaaataaaatatcagagCAG GATTTAAACCATATGAGAGCTCAGTTACTGGTACCTGGATCACACCTTGATTTGGGTCCTTGTGAGTCTAAGATTCCCATACTGTtggtgcagcagccagggaaaaTGGCTGGAGAAGATCGACCAGGATGGGGGAGTGGCTGGGATATCTGTCTCCCAAAGGGCTGGGGCATGGCTTTCTGGATTCCTTTT ATATATCGAGGTGTACGAGTgggtggcttgcaagaggcattAAAGCATTCTGAATACCAAAGAACACCTCACACTCCAAATGATTTCCCAGACTGCCGGGCAGGAATGCAGTTTGCCAAAGAACTGGAAACCAGTCTTCTTGAAAAATTCAAACG ACGTCCACCTGCAAAAAGGGCAAATTATGTCAAGCTGGGTACTCTGTCTCCTTTCATCTGTCCTTGGGGGCAGCTGACCAAGAACTGGGAAGAAAGAGTGAAAGCTTCAGGAGGATTTTTATGTCCTTCTTCCCCACACCCTGACTACTGCACAACTGAAGGGCCGACCCTTTGTGACCCCAAAGCACAAGTGGTCAGAGAAGCTTCCcctgagagtggtgaggcagaGGAGACCATGGAAATAACAAGTTCTGAAGATGCCCTAAAGACAGAGGATGTTACAAGCACCCAAGATTTTGGTGAGAGAGATGAAACTAAGACAAGTGACTTTATTGTTCTCAG GAGTGAGAAACTACTAATGCAGCTATCAGCCTGGTGTTATCCCACTGCTGGGAAAGATCGGCGAATCCGCCTCATTTCTCGGctgggacagaaggaaatgacTGAAGATGTTTTTTTGCCAATTTTGATGAGCTACCCAAGGGCTCTCGTCTGGGTCAATTTGTCACTGTTGAGAAAGGGGAACCCTGAATTGCATGCCATGATTTGCATCCCAACAGAAGATGACTTGCTGCATCTAAGCAAAGACAAACTCTTCTGTGGTCCACAAGAACCCAAGCATCGTGACATATTCAAGGACAAGGTACAGAAGCAaaaagaggagaagaagaagaaaaaggataaCATGAAGTCTCTAGAGAGTGACCCTGCAGGTATTCCAGATGAGAAAGCAACTGAGGACCATGAAGACCTCATTCTCGGTCTTTGGTCAGATGCTCTTCCAGATGTTACTTCCCACTGCTCCAGGACTATCTTGGGGTATGTCACTCGAGGGGATTTTTCATTGGCTGTAGGCTGTGGAGAAGCACTGGGTTTTGTTAGCTTGACTGGGTTAATTTATATGTTACACAACCAGCCAGCAGATAAGAAAGGGCTTGTTTTGTTAAGGACTCCAGCATCTTTACAGTACAGGTTTGCAAGACTTAATATTGAGGTTTAA